The following proteins come from a genomic window of Gallalistipes aquisgranensis:
- a CDS encoding undecaprenyl-diphosphate phosphatase — MDIWEAIVLGTVQGLTEFLPVSSSGHLQIAKEILGVTIPDNLSFDVTLHAATVLSTIVVFRQEIARLARGFFSTRYNDDMAYVLKILLSMIPIGIVGFACKDRINEMLSSPYILAVVGAMLLLTAVLLALTHFYKPRQKEKISYRDAFIIGLGQACAAMPGLSRSGTTIATGLLLGDRKESVAQFSFLMVLLPIIGETFLQLLDGEFASAGGGLGPGALIAGFVASFVVGYLACRFMIGIVKRGKLIWFALYCAAAGITSIAYYLAN, encoded by the coding sequence ATGGACATATGGGAAGCGATCGTGCTGGGCACCGTGCAGGGACTGACCGAGTTCCTGCCGGTCAGCAGCAGCGGGCACCTGCAGATCGCCAAAGAGATACTGGGCGTGACCATACCCGACAACCTGTCGTTCGACGTCACGCTTCATGCAGCCACCGTGCTGAGCACCATCGTCGTATTCCGGCAGGAGATCGCCCGGCTGGCCCGCGGATTTTTCTCGACACGCTACAACGACGACATGGCCTACGTACTGAAAATCCTGCTGTCGATGATTCCCATCGGCATCGTCGGATTCGCATGCAAGGACCGGATCAACGAAATGCTCTCCTCGCCGTACATTCTGGCCGTCGTCGGCGCCATGCTGCTGCTGACGGCCGTGCTGCTGGCTCTCACCCACTTCTATAAGCCCCGTCAAAAGGAGAAAATCTCCTACCGGGACGCCTTCATCATCGGGCTGGGTCAGGCCTGTGCGGCCATGCCGGGCCTCTCCCGCTCGGGCACGACGATCGCCACGGGCCTGCTTTTGGGCGACCGCAAGGAGAGCGTGGCCCAATTCTCTTTTCTGATGGTGCTGCTGCCGATCATCGGGGAGACCTTTCTGCAGTTACTGGACGGCGAGTTCGCCTCGGCCGGAGGAGGTCTCGGCCCCGGGGCGCTCATCGCCGGATTCGTCGCCTCTTTCGTCGTCGGCTATCTGGCATGCCGCTTCATGATCGGAATCGTCAAGCGGGGCAAACTGATCTGGTTCGCCCTGTACTGCGCCGCAGCCGGCATCACATCCATCGCATATTACCTGGCAAACTAA
- the argS gene encoding arginine--tRNA ligase, producing the protein MNIENFLQQQAQAAVSALYGADAFPVQIQKTRKEFEGDYTLVVFPLLKTSRKGPEQTGTEIGQWLVDNVAEIAAFNVIKGFLNLSLSGAFWGDRFAEIAADERFGFAGPTGRTIMVEYSSPNTNKPLHLGHIRNNLLGYSVAQILAANGHRVLKVNLVNDRGIHICKSMLAWKLFGGGETPASSGMKGDHLVGKYYVEFDKHYKAEVKELVAGGMDEEEAKHKAPLMRQAQEMLRKWEAKDPEVYGLWQTMNGWVYDGFDVTYKALGVDFDKVYYESQTYLLGKSLVEDGLRRGIFFRKEDGSVWIDLGADGLDQKLLLRGDGTSVYMTQDLGTALSRFEENKLDEMIYVVGNEQNYHFQVLKLILSKLGYDWADHIFHLSYGMVELPEGKMKSREGTVVDADDLIADMVATAREMSQELGKLDGCSAGEADAISRMVGLGALKYFILKVDPRKTMLFDPRESIDFNGNTGPFIQYTHARIRSILRKAAEGGIDYARGDVKGVEYLPEEITLIKQMADFPAVVRAAGESFSPALIAAYVYDLAKAYNSYYHDHSILREERDAVRKMRLRLCEEVARIIATGMKLLGIEVPERM; encoded by the coding sequence ATGAATATCGAGAATTTCCTCCAGCAGCAGGCGCAGGCCGCCGTGTCGGCCCTGTATGGCGCCGATGCGTTTCCCGTCCAGATACAGAAGACCCGCAAGGAGTTCGAAGGCGACTATACGCTGGTCGTCTTCCCCCTGCTCAAGACCAGCCGCAAGGGTCCCGAGCAGACCGGCACCGAAATCGGGCAGTGGCTCGTGGACAATGTGGCGGAGATCGCCGCGTTCAACGTTATCAAGGGATTCCTGAACCTCTCGCTTTCGGGAGCGTTCTGGGGGGATCGGTTCGCCGAGATCGCGGCGGACGAACGCTTCGGGTTCGCCGGGCCGACCGGCCGCACGATCATGGTGGAGTATTCGTCGCCCAATACCAACAAACCGCTCCATCTGGGGCATATCCGCAACAACCTGCTGGGATATTCCGTGGCGCAGATTCTGGCTGCCAACGGCCACCGGGTGCTGAAGGTCAATCTGGTGAACGACCGGGGCATTCATATCTGCAAGAGCATGCTGGCCTGGAAACTCTTCGGCGGCGGGGAGACACCCGCTTCGAGCGGCATGAAGGGGGACCATCTGGTGGGGAAATACTATGTCGAGTTCGACAAGCACTATAAGGCCGAAGTGAAGGAGCTCGTGGCCGGCGGCATGGACGAGGAGGAGGCCAAGCACAAGGCTCCCCTGATGCGGCAGGCGCAGGAGATGCTGCGCAAATGGGAGGCCAAAGACCCGGAAGTGTACGGTCTGTGGCAGACGATGAACGGCTGGGTGTACGACGGGTTCGACGTGACCTACAAGGCGCTGGGCGTCGATTTCGACAAGGTGTATTACGAGTCGCAGACCTATCTGCTGGGCAAGAGCCTCGTGGAGGACGGCCTGCGGCGCGGTATCTTTTTCCGCAAGGAGGACGGGTCGGTGTGGATCGACCTCGGGGCGGACGGCCTCGACCAGAAGCTGTTGCTGCGCGGCGACGGTACTTCGGTTTACATGACCCAGGACCTGGGGACGGCCCTCAGCCGTTTCGAGGAGAACAAGCTCGACGAGATGATCTACGTGGTGGGTAACGAACAGAATTACCATTTCCAGGTGCTCAAGCTGATCCTCTCCAAATTGGGATACGACTGGGCCGATCACATCTTCCACCTCTCCTACGGGATGGTGGAGCTGCCCGAGGGAAAGATGAAGTCGCGCGAGGGGACTGTGGTGGATGCCGACGACCTGATCGCGGACATGGTGGCCACGGCCCGCGAGATGTCGCAGGAGCTGGGCAAGCTCGACGGGTGCTCCGCCGGGGAGGCCGACGCGATCAGCCGCATGGTGGGGCTCGGGGCGCTGAAGTATTTCATCCTGAAAGTCGATCCGCGCAAGACGATGCTTTTCGATCCCCGCGAGTCGATCGACTTCAACGGCAATACGGGACCTTTTATCCAGTACACGCATGCACGTATCCGCTCCATTCTGCGCAAGGCGGCCGAAGGGGGCATCGACTATGCCCGGGGCGACGTGAAAGGCGTGGAGTACCTGCCCGAGGAGATCACGCTGATCAAACAGATGGCCGATTTTCCCGCCGTGGTGCGTGCCGCGGGAGAGAGCTTCTCTCCCGCGCTGATCGCTGCTTACGTCTACGATCTGGCCAAAGCCTACAACAGTTACTATCACGACCATTCGATTCTCCGGGAGGAGAGGGACGCCGTCCGCAAAATGCGCCTGCGCCTTTGCGAAGAGGTGGCCCGCATCATCGCCACAGGCATGAAACTGCTGGGTATCGAAGTGCCGGAGCGCATGTAG
- the folD gene encoding bifunctional methylenetetrahydrofolate dehydrogenase/methenyltetrahydrofolate cyclohydrolase FolD produces the protein MTIIDGKEVAASLRKEIAAEVADMTAKGAKAPYLVAVLVGNDGASQTYVGHKEKCCAEVGFRSTVLRLPEETSQEQLLAEIDRLNRDPEVDGFIVQLPLPGHISEQAVIEAIDPRKDVDGFHPVNTGRMVSGLPSYLPATPDGILSLLRYYKIETAGKHCVVIGRSNIVGRPIANLLSQKGWDCTVTICHSRTKNLKEVVASGDIVIAALGKAEFVTADMIKPGAVVIDVGITRVPSDKTKSGWKLLGDVKFDEVAPKCSYITPVPGGVGPMTIISLMKNTLKAGRKEIYG, from the coding sequence ATGACAATCATAGACGGAAAAGAAGTCGCAGCCAGCCTGCGCAAGGAGATCGCCGCAGAGGTGGCGGACATGACCGCAAAAGGGGCGAAAGCGCCCTATCTGGTAGCCGTACTGGTCGGAAACGACGGAGCCAGCCAGACCTATGTGGGACACAAGGAAAAATGCTGCGCGGAAGTGGGTTTCCGCTCCACCGTGTTGCGTCTGCCGGAGGAGACCTCGCAGGAACAGCTGCTCGCCGAAATCGACCGGCTCAACCGCGATCCGGAAGTGGACGGGTTCATCGTACAGCTTCCTCTGCCCGGACATATTTCGGAACAGGCCGTGATCGAAGCGATCGACCCCCGCAAGGATGTGGACGGTTTCCATCCGGTCAATACGGGCCGCATGGTATCGGGCCTCCCCTCCTATCTTCCCGCCACGCCGGACGGCATTCTCTCCCTGCTCCGGTACTATAAGATCGAGACGGCGGGCAAGCACTGCGTAGTGATCGGACGCAGCAACATCGTAGGCCGGCCCATCGCCAACCTGCTCTCGCAGAAAGGATGGGACTGCACGGTCACGATCTGCCACAGCCGGACGAAAAACCTGAAAGAGGTGGTCGCCTCGGGCGACATCGTGATCGCCGCGCTGGGCAAGGCGGAATTCGTCACAGCCGACATGATCAAACCCGGCGCCGTGGTGATCGACGTGGGCATCACCCGCGTCCCGAGCGACAAGACCAAGAGCGGCTGGAAGTTGCTGGGCGACGTCAAATTCGACGAAGTGGCACCCAAATGCAGCTACATCACGCCGGTGCCGGGCGGCGTAGGCCCCATGACGATCATCTCGCTGATGAAAAACACACTCAAGGCAGGCCGCAAGGAGATCTACGGATAA
- a CDS encoding RagB/SusD family nutrient uptake outer membrane protein, with the protein MKIIGKISILSLALVLAASCDFLNVKQLGRNDIPKFFSNVEGLRSANLGLYRLFYNFYNAEYMKYSEVAADMVSLSATATDMRDQYDYTSNPSQETGAVGRIWSDGYELLSNVNHLLYYAPELKTDFPASAEEVDRIMAQALFFRAITHLFICNAYAQPYNYTADASHLGIAVVNTIPLVNDRILRSPIRDVYKQIVDDLNEAIRLFGNSAATDKYTVSALTCKALLARVYLYMEDWGNARDYASEVIQAKSLTPADQYAEMFVQEVASDESVFRLNGDQISSRGLRSFYEAEEQNVMASGKFLQEMNESDENDVRRQLLDGTDLLKYDYGPDYDPTADEEDLFYSPIVLRVSEMYLIRAEAYCRLNEASLAAADLKEIIARAENTETGRVTLPGSADQLLDVVKRQRILELSLEGVRFFDIVRYKENLERDAKTTSVVRRLNYPNDKFVLPLSSIEVEVNIGIQQNPGY; encoded by the coding sequence ATGAAAATCATCGGAAAAATAAGCATATTGTCTCTGGCGCTCGTGCTGGCCGCCAGTTGCGATTTCCTGAACGTGAAACAGTTGGGTAGGAACGACATTCCCAAGTTCTTTTCCAACGTGGAGGGACTCCGGTCCGCCAATCTGGGCCTCTACCGTCTGTTCTACAACTTCTACAACGCCGAATATATGAAATATTCGGAGGTGGCGGCCGACATGGTCTCCCTCTCTGCCACCGCCACCGACATGAGGGATCAGTACGATTACACGTCGAATCCCAGTCAGGAGACGGGGGCCGTGGGACGTATCTGGTCGGACGGGTACGAATTGCTTTCGAATGTAAACCATCTGCTCTACTACGCTCCCGAACTGAAGACGGATTTCCCTGCCAGTGCCGAAGAGGTCGACCGGATCATGGCACAGGCGCTCTTTTTCCGGGCGATCACGCATCTGTTCATCTGCAATGCCTATGCGCAGCCGTATAACTATACGGCGGATGCCTCGCATCTGGGCATCGCTGTCGTGAACACCATCCCGTTGGTCAATGACCGTATTCTTCGCTCTCCGATCCGGGATGTGTACAAGCAGATCGTCGATGACCTGAACGAGGCGATACGCCTGTTCGGCAATTCGGCCGCGACCGACAAGTACACCGTTTCCGCACTGACCTGCAAGGCGCTTCTCGCCCGTGTCTATCTCTATATGGAGGATTGGGGAAATGCCCGGGATTACGCTTCCGAGGTGATTCAGGCCAAGTCGCTGACCCCGGCCGACCAGTATGCGGAGATGTTCGTGCAGGAGGTCGCCTCGGACGAGTCCGTGTTCCGCCTGAACGGAGACCAGATCTCCAGCCGGGGACTGAGGTCGTTCTACGAAGCCGAAGAGCAGAATGTCATGGCTTCCGGGAAGTTCCTGCAAGAGATGAATGAAAGTGACGAGAACGATGTCCGCAGGCAGCTGCTCGACGGGACTGATTTGCTCAAGTACGACTACGGCCCCGACTATGATCCTACGGCCGACGAAGAGGACCTGTTCTACTCCCCGATCGTACTGCGTGTGTCCGAAATGTACCTGATTCGCGCCGAAGCCTATTGCCGGCTGAACGAAGCGTCGCTCGCCGCTGCCGACCTGAAGGAGATCATCGCCCGGGCGGAGAATACGGAGACCGGCCGGGTGACATTGCCGGGCAGCGCGGATCAGCTTCTCGATGTTGTCAAACGGCAGCGTATTCTGGAACTGAGCCTGGAAGGGGTCCGTTTCTTCGATATCGTCCGTTACAAGGAGAATCTGGAGCGGGATGCGAAAACCACTTCCGTCGTCCGGCGGCTGAACTATCCCAACGACAAGTTCGTCCTTCCGCTCAGCAGTATCGAGGTGGAGGTCAATATCGGGATACAGCAGAATCCGGGTTATTAA
- a CDS encoding SusC/RagA family TonB-linked outer membrane protein, with protein sequence MKKSITLLLVFCCLLSLPCTVTASGADSRQGEMRDLKGVVVDQQGTPLIGVSVVIKGKSGGGVATGVNGQFSIRIPREGATLLFSFIGMEPKTVAVTTQTTLRVQMKESSESIEEITIVGAYGTIQKRSEMVGSAYQVNADKLKNLPAARIDKMLEGLVPGFNIEAQNDYGGARSRYNLRIRGNTSLSAGNEPLWIVDGVPIYTGDDNNAVTGVQTSVSPLSYIDPADIESITVLKDATETSIYGANGSSGIILVTTKQGKAGAPTLNVSLKYGVSLVDKSTRYKILNGPEYMMLAREAWANAGYDSREFPFQDNDFNTYSATNTDWYDLFFDVGQTVQANVSMTGGNDRMRNYLGVNYFRETTALEGNSADRISARFGTSYKLSKRFTFDLKSNMSYNINNIFSLDRDYYTFKPIVSPYNEDGTYRLKNKEYTAITLAPGDIDPWTNLPVTSRTTVYWPQEYNFFNSLAERDENTNRQRTFNTISSAALKYEFIPGLTLSASFGVHYIGTYEDIYQARTNLSGISYKRADKEEDPERKMVHTPVGYSRRSQANFLNWINNEQLNYQKRFGKHLLSGLAGFEMTSTQRQSLEATGNGYPNDEIQEVNYASTRNGGSNSSVSRKMSYMFQVKYAYDNRYFLTANFRSDGTSDFDEFSQWTNFASAGVSWNVHREKFFNVDFINQLKLRVSYGSAGNSKISSAISRGVYTTSLTSGYNGELGSRISEIANPGIGWEITDKFNLGLDIGLFDRLNISLDYYNNITRDLISQLYVSRIIGQSRVYRNAGKMRNMGVELTLDYHVIRQKDWDWTLSANLSHNRNKILKLNDDGRMVSFGNTAWVEGEDMDAHMLIRWAGVDPRDGAPLWYDKNGNVTRVYSYDNRVPYKTKRPTIYGGFSTMLRWKDLSLSAFFNYSVGGYANSSLASSGMTDGRDIVSQNQAVEMLDRWQYPGQLAANPVNIANLSRYTASYNTRFLYSKTYLRLSNLALSYNLPDRFCSRVGIKGAAVSFIGNNLFLWTPRDYANRNSYKTLMQSYPQERSFMLGIDLSF encoded by the coding sequence ATGAAGAAATCTATTACGCTGCTTCTCGTGTTCTGTTGCCTGCTTTCGTTGCCGTGTACGGTGACGGCATCGGGTGCGGATTCCCGGCAGGGAGAGATGCGGGATTTGAAGGGAGTCGTGGTCGATCAGCAGGGTACCCCTCTGATAGGCGTTTCAGTCGTGATCAAAGGTAAGTCGGGCGGCGGTGTGGCCACCGGTGTGAACGGTCAGTTCTCTATCCGGATACCCCGTGAAGGTGCCACCCTGCTCTTTTCGTTTATCGGCATGGAGCCCAAGACCGTGGCGGTCACGACGCAGACCACGCTGAGGGTCCAGATGAAGGAGTCGAGCGAGTCGATCGAAGAGATCACGATCGTAGGTGCCTATGGAACGATTCAGAAACGGTCGGAGATGGTCGGAAGCGCCTATCAGGTCAATGCCGACAAGCTGAAGAATCTGCCGGCCGCGCGGATCGACAAGATGCTCGAGGGACTTGTTCCCGGGTTCAATATCGAGGCTCAGAACGATTACGGGGGTGCCCGGTCGCGCTATAACCTGCGTATCCGGGGCAACACGTCGCTCAGTGCCGGCAACGAACCGCTTTGGATCGTCGACGGAGTTCCCATCTACACGGGAGACGACAACAACGCCGTTACGGGTGTACAGACTTCGGTGAGCCCGCTGTCGTACATCGACCCGGCGGACATTGAGTCCATCACCGTGCTCAAGGATGCGACGGAGACTTCGATCTACGGGGCCAACGGCTCCTCCGGCATCATTCTCGTGACGACCAAACAGGGCAAGGCGGGAGCCCCTACGCTGAACGTCTCCCTGAAATACGGCGTTTCGCTGGTGGACAAAAGCACCCGGTACAAGATTCTCAACGGGCCGGAGTATATGATGCTGGCCCGCGAGGCATGGGCCAATGCCGGATACGATTCGCGGGAATTTCCATTCCAGGACAACGATTTCAATACCTATTCCGCCACGAATACCGACTGGTACGATCTGTTTTTCGACGTGGGGCAGACCGTACAGGCGAACGTTTCGATGACCGGGGGAAATGACCGGATGCGGAATTATCTGGGCGTGAACTATTTCCGGGAAACCACCGCGCTCGAGGGAAACAGTGCCGACCGTATTTCGGCCCGTTTCGGGACGTCGTACAAACTTTCCAAACGGTTTACGTTCGATTTGAAGTCGAACATGTCTTACAACATCAACAACATTTTTTCGCTCGACAGGGACTATTACACGTTCAAACCGATCGTATCCCCCTACAACGAAGACGGCACCTACCGCCTGAAGAACAAGGAGTATACGGCCATCACGCTCGCTCCGGGCGATATAGACCCCTGGACCAACCTGCCGGTGACGTCGCGGACCACCGTCTATTGGCCGCAGGAGTATAATTTCTTCAACTCGCTGGCCGAGCGGGACGAGAATACCAACCGGCAGCGTACGTTCAACACGATCAGTTCGGCGGCCCTCAAGTACGAGTTCATTCCCGGACTGACCCTGTCGGCCTCCTTCGGCGTGCACTATATCGGCACGTACGAGGATATTTACCAAGCCCGCACCAACCTTTCCGGAATAAGCTACAAGAGGGCGGACAAGGAGGAGGATCCGGAGCGCAAGATGGTGCACACGCCGGTCGGCTACTCCCGGCGTAGCCAGGCCAATTTCCTGAACTGGATCAACAACGAACAGCTCAATTACCAGAAACGTTTCGGGAAGCACCTCCTCTCCGGGCTGGCCGGGTTCGAAATGACCAGCACGCAGCGCCAGTCTCTGGAAGCCACAGGCAACGGCTATCCCAACGACGAAATCCAGGAGGTGAACTATGCCTCCACGCGCAACGGCGGCAGCAACTCTTCCGTTTCGCGGAAAATGTCCTACATGTTCCAGGTCAAATACGCCTACGACAACCGCTATTTCCTGACGGCCAATTTCCGTTCGGACGGAACATCCGATTTCGACGAGTTCTCGCAGTGGACCAATTTCGCTTCCGCCGGCGTGTCGTGGAACGTTCACCGGGAGAAGTTTTTCAACGTGGATTTTATCAACCAACTGAAGTTGAGGGTTTCGTACGGATCGGCCGGAAACTCGAAGATCAGCAGCGCCATCTCCCGGGGGGTCTATACCACGAGTCTGACGAGCGGTTACAATGGAGAACTGGGGTCCAGGATTTCGGAGATCGCCAATCCGGGCATCGGTTGGGAGATTACCGACAAATTCAATCTGGGGTTGGATATCGGTCTGTTCGACCGCCTGAACATCAGCCTCGACTATTATAACAACATCACCCGCGATCTGATCAGCCAGCTTTATGTCTCCCGTATTATCGGCCAGAGCCGGGTGTACCGGAATGCCGGGAAAATGCGCAATATGGGTGTCGAACTCACGCTGGACTACCATGTTATCAGACAGAAGGATTGGGACTGGACGCTTTCCGCCAACCTCTCCCACAACCGGAACAAGATTCTCAAGCTGAACGACGACGGCCGTATGGTCAGTTTCGGAAATACCGCGTGGGTGGAAGGCGAGGATATGGATGCCCATATGCTGATCCGGTGGGCCGGGGTCGATCCCCGCGACGGAGCTCCGCTCTGGTACGACAAGAACGGAAACGTCACGCGGGTGTACAGCTACGACAACCGGGTGCCGTATAAAACCAAACGGCCGACGATCTACGGAGGGTTCAGCACGATGCTCCGCTGGAAAGACCTTTCGCTTTCGGCGTTCTTCAACTATTCGGTGGGGGGATATGCCAACAGCAGCCTCGCCAGCAGCGGGATGACCGACGGCCGGGATATCGTGAGCCAGAACCAGGCCGTGGAGATGCTGGACCGGTGGCAGTACCCCGGGCAGTTGGCGGCCAATCCCGTGAACATCGCCAATCTTTCGAGATACACCGCCAGTTACAACACCCGTTTCCTGTACAGCAAAACCTATCTGAGGCTTTCCAATCTGGCGCTGAGTTACAATCTGCCGGACCGGTTCTGTTCCCGGGTGGGTATCAAGGGAGCCGCCGTATCGTTCATCGGGAACAATCTTTTCCTGTGGACTCCGAGGGATTACGCCAACCGGAACAGCTACAAGACGCTGATGCAGTCGTATCCTCAGGAGAGATCGTTTATGCTGGGAATAGACCTGTCGTTCTAA
- the dusB gene encoding tRNA dihydrouridine synthase DusB: MKIADIDLGDKPLFLAPMEDVTDPSFRHMCKEFGADMVYTEFISSDGLIRDAAKSRAKLNISDAERPVGIQIYGHLVEPMVEAARLAEEARPDVIDINFGCPVKKIAGRGAGSGMMRDVPLMVEMTRRIVEAVRTPVTVKTRLGWDDEHRNIEEIAERLQDVGIAALTIHGRTRAQMYRGVADWTLIGKVKNNPRIHIPVIGNGDISSGEDAARAFDRYGVDGVMIGRATYGRPWIFREVRHYLSTGETLPQPSVPERVEIAKRHLLKSVEVKGPKVGVLEMRRHLSGYFKGLPDFKATRLQLVTLNEVPDLLHTLDYVRDRWGDFDAGSITPPPLSHEL, encoded by the coding sequence ATGAAGATAGCCGACATAGACCTGGGCGACAAGCCGCTCTTTCTGGCTCCGATGGAGGACGTCACCGATCCTTCGTTCCGCCACATGTGCAAGGAGTTCGGTGCGGACATGGTCTACACGGAGTTCATCTCCTCGGACGGACTGATCCGCGATGCGGCGAAATCGCGCGCCAAACTGAACATTTCGGATGCGGAACGTCCCGTAGGCATCCAGATCTACGGCCATCTGGTCGAGCCGATGGTCGAAGCCGCCCGGCTGGCCGAGGAGGCCCGTCCGGACGTGATCGACATCAATTTCGGCTGCCCGGTCAAGAAGATCGCGGGGCGCGGAGCGGGCAGCGGCATGATGCGCGACGTTCCGCTGATGGTGGAGATGACGCGGCGCATCGTGGAGGCGGTCCGCACACCCGTAACCGTCAAGACGCGGCTGGGCTGGGACGACGAGCACCGCAACATCGAAGAGATCGCCGAACGCCTTCAGGACGTGGGCATCGCCGCCCTCACGATCCACGGCCGCACGCGGGCCCAGATGTACCGCGGCGTGGCCGACTGGACGCTGATCGGAAAGGTGAAGAACAATCCCCGGATACACATTCCCGTCATCGGCAACGGGGATATCTCTTCGGGCGAAGACGCCGCCCGGGCCTTCGACCGTTACGGAGTGGACGGCGTGATGATCGGCCGGGCCACCTACGGCCGGCCATGGATTTTCCGGGAGGTGCGCCACTACCTCTCAACGGGCGAAACGCTGCCCCAACCCTCGGTCCCGGAACGGGTGGAAATCGCCAAACGCCACCTGCTCAAATCGGTGGAGGTGAAGGGCCCCAAAGTGGGCGTACTGGAGATGCGGCGCCATCTCTCCGGCTATTTCAAGGGGCTGCCCGACTTCAAGGCCACCCGCCTGCAACTGGTCACCCTCAACGAGGTGCCCGACCTGCTCCACACGCTCGACTACGTCCGAGACCGGTGGGGCGACTTCGACGCCGGAAGCATCACGCCCCCCCCTCTGTCGCACGAATTGTAA